A region of Ornithodoros turicata isolate Travis chromosome 5, ASM3712646v1, whole genome shotgun sequence DNA encodes the following proteins:
- the LOC135395874 gene encoding uncharacterized protein LOC135395874, producing the protein MDSGNDDDMSSTEIVSSPYSGDSDNTIEEVSVIKGSVKRSATSDELLNNLNTTSEDEHDFTEVKKRPRRMQTGSDNKRISPLEGATVIFAPIHRDVQLAKINHLKLSEYLASELPGRIKEIRWNPTRNIIAVDVTVPAAKATLMKLTNICAIPVHAYEPRPPSSCFGVLKDVDPSLSNAQILEAIKSDSPVLAARRIRENAGAIRITFLEKTPPQQITFHLVSMHVYQFQPRALQCEKCYRYGHISTCCNRKQVCANCGSAHENDECQRKEPLCVNCGGTHSPAAKDCPELKDQKRIARARSRSNSIYREAKQHVAKRQRHGKQTPWSAHWTSATHGTTTKLENKRISQPQGLPEMMMSSETHDNLANFLLCCLVYDEKHAPSDSRYTLYSAILIISPGCQHNNRGRLYGRG; encoded by the coding sequence ATGGATTCTGGAAACGACGATGACATGTCAAGTACTGAAATAGTAAGCAGTCCATATTCTGGAGATAGTGACAACACTATTGAAGAAGTAAGCGTGATTAAGGGCAGCGTGAAGAGGTCAGCTACATCTGATGAGCTGCTCAACAATCTAAACACAACCTCTGAAGACGAGCACGACTTCACTGAAGTGAAGAAGCGCCCGCGGCGAATGCAGACGGGAAGTGACAACAAAAGAATAAGCCCGTTGGAAGGCGCTACGGTCATTTTCGCGCCTATCCACCGAGATGTACAGCTCGCGAAAATAAACCACCTGAAGTTGTCGGAGTACCTCGCTTCAGAACTCCCTGGAAGGATAAAAGAAATACGCTGGAATCCCACAAGAAATATCATAGCTGTTGACGTCACTGTCCCTGCAGCCAAGGCTACCCTGATGAAACTGACCAACATATGTGCAATACCGGTACATGCATATGAGCCCCGCCCGCCAAGCTCTTGTTTCGGAGTGCTAAAAGATGTAGATCCTTCTTTGAGCAACGCTCAAATTTTAGAAGCAATCAAAAGCGATTCACCAGTACTAGCAGCGCGCCGCATCAGGGAAAATGCAGGAGCCATCAGGATTACGTTCCTAGAGAAAACGCCACCACAGCAAATTACCTTCCACCTTGTGAGTATGCACGTGTATCAGTTTCAGCCAAGAGCACTACAGTGCGAGAAGTGCTATCGGTATGGTCATATATCGACATGCTGTAACAGAAAACAAGTTTGTGCAAACTGTGGCAGTGCCCACGAGAACGACGAGTGCCAAAGGAAAGAACCGCTTTGCGTCAACTGCGGAGGGACCCACTCCCCTGCTGCTAAAGACTGTCCCGAACTGAAAGATCAGAAACGCATTGCCAGGGCTAGGTCCCGTTCCAACAGCATATACAGAGAGGCGAAACAACACGTGGCCAAAAGACAACGACATGGAAAACAAACACCTTGGTCCGCTCATTGGACAAGTGCCACCCACGGAACTACCACAAAACTAGAGAACAAGAGGATTTCGCAACCTCAAGGCTTGCCTGAAATGATGATGTCTAGCGAAACCCACGATAACCTGGCTAACTTCCTGTTGTGTTGCTTGGTATACGATGAGAAGCACGCACCGTCAGATTCACGGTATACTCTTTATTCCGCCATCTTGATAATCTCTCCTGGTTGCCAGCACAACAATCGGGGCAGGTTGTATGGACGTGGATAA
- the LOC135395875 gene encoding uncharacterized protein K02A2.6-like: MAVVPAALPAFPPFDLSSDHTTIGDRWQRWINRFENLLVGLNITSPAQKKALLLHYIGDDGYDVYTSLEPHPGTAVTQSSEAETRPDAASTADVYATAKKKLHDHFTPKVNKDYEIFQFRRTTQQEDENIDSFYTRLRTMARNCSFANTEAEIKSQIVLGTTSTKLRRFALQTDATLDQLLTQGRTYEITARQVKDIEASMSTDVHRLTRKKSQRSNASTDTGTSTSTRQDKQCFNCGGAWPHKGGKQSCPARNATCNACRKRGHFAVVCRSKNNTSEDPNVVHQVTNQSADSESGDEAFALFPKSSKAPRVMLTVFNKELEFIIDTGATVNIISLDTYNSIPQRPQLVKPVPKVFAYGSKNELPLVGKFRAPFSYKTSVVEDTVLVTATPSESLLCFRLAEALGLISIAYNVATSKENILSKYPKLFTGLGELRGFEVQLHIDPTVPPVAQKARPLPFHIREAVEKEIDRLIQLDVIEKATGPTTWVSPIVVVPKPHAPDQVRQCVDMRRANQAIIRERHTSPTLEDLVTCLNGAMMFSKLDLNDGYHQLLLKEDCRHITTFATHMGLYRYKRLNFGINAAAELFQNTVRQVLAGIPGVINISDDILVYGKTEREHNDSLDATLKRLADCGITLSPKKCCFFQRELTFFGHIFSEKGIKPDPAKVQGFLNMPPPRDVSEVRSLLGMITYCGRFIPNLAQLTAPLRSLTKKETPWNWTTEHQKALDQLKDVLTHSSNLAYFDQNKTTHLTVDAGPKGLGAILAQDGGDRTHVVAYASRSLTEAEERYSQIEKETLAAVWAIEHFNIYLYGTSFVLHTDHKPLVNILTNPSSRPSARIERLCLRIQQYSFTVQHQKGSENPSDYMSRHPVGQTNPRFRASKVPDEYVLFLSRIAVPRAINTEEVIKATLADVTCQELTQAIQACPSIRHDLWNKPHVKPYKPLETELSVTPQGLILRGTRLLLPSSLQERAVQLAHKGHMGMVKTKQLLRESVWFPKMDTLLEKAVRNCIPCQAVTHGPKRDPLKPTPLPDGPWENLAMDFAGPFPNGKYLLVLVDEYSRFPVVEVVPSTTASSTIAVLRRTLSQFGIPKQIKTDNGPPFNSSEFKLFAQELGFRHHRVTPLWPEANGEAERFIQTLMKAIKTCHVEEQNWMQKIHDFLLCYRATAHTTTKLSPYELLFGRKMLTTLPSSVHRETTDTRDATLSNDTRAKEISKARADEKRHTGEHTLQKGDVVLVKQKKISKLTSTFDPVPYIVVEVIGSQISAKRNNHIITRNASFFKKLGAEYKHTPNVENSDEDDELLDDTRRDDPQNQTSNDPPDDDRHHDGVSAQDSGSPNRYPIRSSRGVPPERLNYT, encoded by the coding sequence ATGGCGGTCGTACCCGCTGCCTTACCGGCATTTCCTCCGTTTGACCTTTCTTCGGATCACACTACTATTGGGGACCGTTGGCAGCGCTGGATAAATCGATTTGAAAATCTACTCGTTGGTCTCAATATCACAAGTCCAGCCCAAAAGAAAGCACTGCTTCTACATTACATTGGGGATGACGGATATGACGTATACACCTCGCTGGAGCCGCACCCAGGTACAGCCGTAACTCAATCCTCCGAAGCAGAAACACGACCCGATGCAGCCTCCACGGCAGATGTTTACGCTACAGCTAAGAAAAAGCTCCACGATCACTTCACGCCTAAGGTAAACAAAGACTACGAGATCTTTCAGTTCCGACGGACAACGCAACAAGAAGATGAGAACATAGATTCCTTCTATACGCGTTTGCGCACAATGGCTCGGAATTGCTCGTTTGCAAACACTGAAGCAGAAATCAAATCTCAAATTGTTCTCGGCACAACGTCCACCAAACTGCGACGCTTCGCACTACAGACGGATGCAACACTTGACCAGCTTCTGACACAAGGCCGCACTTACGAAATTACAGCTCGACAAGTGAAAGATATTGAGGCATCGATGTCCACAGATGTGCATCGTCTTACACGCAAGAAGTCTCAACGTAGCAACGCATCTACTGACACGGGAACGTCAACGAGCACGCGTCAAGACAAGCAGTGTTTCAACTGTGGTGGTGCTTGGCCTCACAAAGGCGGAAAACAGTCTTGTCCAGCACGAAATGCAACATGCAATGCGTGCCGGAAACGTGGCCATTTCGCAGTCGTGTGCCGCAGTAAAAACAACACAAGCGAAGACCCAAATGTCGTTCATCAAGTTACAAACCAGAGTGCAGACAGCGAGTCCGGTGATGAAGCCTTTGCACTGTTCCCGAAAAGTTCTAAAGCCCCGAGGGTGATGCTCACTGTCTTCAACAAGGAGTTAGAATTCATCATAGACACAGGCGCTACGGTTAACATAATTAGCCTTGACACGTACAATAGCATCCCGCAACGACCCCAACTTGTCAAGCCCGTGCCAAAGGTCTTTGCATATGGATCGAAGAATGAGCTTCCGTTAGTAGGAAAGTTCCGGGCACCATTCTCTTACAAGACTTCGGTGGTGGAAGATACCGTCCTTGTCACAGCAACGCCTAGTGAGTCATTGCTTTGTTTTCGGTTGGCTGAAGCACTTGGGCTCATATCCATTGCTTACAATGTGGCGACAAGCAAAGAAAACATTCTAAGCAAGTACCCCAAACTGTTCACTGGCCTTGGAGAGTTAAGAGGATTTGAAGTTCAGCTCCACATCGACCCTACGGTTCCACCAGTCGCACAGAAAGCACGTCCTCTTCCATTTCACATTCGTGAAGCAGTAGAAAAGGAGATCGACAGGCTGATACAGCTAGATGTTATTGAAAAAGCCACGGGTCCAACAACGTGGGTGTCCCCCATAGTCGTGGTTCCAAAGCCACACGCTCCTGACCAAGTGCGTCAGTGCGTTGACATGCGCCGCGCTAACCAAGCTATTATACGAGAACGCCACACATCACCTACACTAGAAGACCTCGTTACCTGCCTAAACGGTGCAATGATGTTCTCTAAACTAGACCTAAACGACGGCTATCATCAGCTGCTACTTAAGGAAGACTGTCGTCATATCACAACGTTCGCAACTCACATGGGACTTTACAGGTACAAGCGGTTGAACTTCGGAATAAACGCAGCCGCCGAACTTTTTCAAAATACGGTTCGTCAAGTACTTGCAGGCATTCCCGGCGTGATAAACATCAGCGACGACATCCTGGTATACGGCAAGACCGAAAGAGAACACAACGACTCCCTTGACGCTACCCTGAAACGTCTAGCCGACTGTGGAATCACACTAAGTCCAAAAAAATGCTGTTTTTTCCAGCGTGAGCTAACATTCTTCGGACATATCTTCTCAGAGAAAGGCATCAAACCAGATCCTGCTAAGGTACAAGGCTTCCTAAATATGCCACCTCCAAGAGATGTGTCTGAGGTCAGAAGCCTTCTTGGAATGATTACTTACTGTGGCAGGTTCATTCCTAACCTAGCCCAGCTAACAGCGCCTTTACGCTCCCTGACAAAGAAGGAAACACCATGGAACTGGACAACAGAGCATCAAAAAGCACTGGACCAGCTAAAAGATGTGCTCACTCATAGCAGCAACCTGGCCTACTTCGACCAGAACAAAACCACCCATCTCACAGTTGATGCAGGTCCAAAGGGATTAGGAGCCATCCTCGCACAGGATGGTGGTGACAGAACTCATGTAGTGGCATATGCCAGCCGTAGCCTTACAGAGGCAGAAGAACGCTACTCGCAAATCGAGAAAGAGACTCTTGCTGCGGTCTGGGCCATAGAGCACTTTAATATCTACCTCTACGGAACCTCTTTTGTGCTACACACTGACCACAAACCGCTTGTGAATATTCTGACAAATCCAAGTTCGCGACCATCTGCAAGGATTGAACGACTGTGTCTGCGAATTCAGCAGTACAGCTTCACTGTACAACACCAGAAAGGATCAGAAAATCCTTCAGATTACATGTCCCGACATCCTGTAGGGCAAACCAACCCAAGGTTTCGAGCCAGCAAGGTACCTGACGAGTATGTCTTATTCCTGTCAAGAATCGCAGTACCTCGTGCAATAAACACCGAGGAAGTCATTAAGGCAACATTGGCCGATGTCACGTGTCAAGAACTCACACAAGCAATTCAAGCATGCCCCTCTATAAGGCACGATCTGTGGAATAAGCCGCACGTCAAACCCTACAAGCCTCTAGAGACTGAACTGTCTGTGACGCCACAAGGTCTCATACTGCGAGGCACAAGGTTACTGCTCCCTTCAAGTCTTCAGGAACGTGCAGTTCAGCTTGCCCACAAAGGACACATGGGCATGGTGAAGACTAAACAACTGCTCCGCGAGTCCGTTTGGTTTCCCAAAATGGATACCCTCCTAGAAAAGGCAGTACGCAATTGCATTCCATGCCAAGCTGTCACACATGGACCAAAACGCGATCCTCTAAAGCCAACTCCACTGCCTGACGGGCCATGGGAAAACCTTGCGATGGACTTTGCAGGCCCATTTCCGAATGGAAAGTATCTTCTGGTACTTGTAGATGAATATTCCCGTTTCCCGGTAGTGGAAGTCGTTCCGTCAACCACAGCGTCATCAACCATAGCAGTGCTAAGAAGAACTCTGTCACAATTCGGCATCCCGAAGCAAATAAAAACTGACAACGGACCTCCCTTCAACTCCTCAGAGTTTAAACTCTTCGCACAGGAACTCGGTTTCCGACATCACAGAGTTACTCCGTTGTGGCCTGAAGCGAATGGAGAGGCAGAACGCTTCATCCAAACACTCATGAAAGCGATTAAAACGTGCCATGTGGAAGAGCAGAACTGGATGCAGAAAATACATGACTTTCTGCTCTGCTACCGTGCTACTGCGCACACCACTACAAAGCTTTCGCCATATGAGCTTCTCTTTGGAAGGAAAATGTTGACCACCTTGCCGAGTTCGGTACACCGTGAGACCACGGACACACGCGACGCTACTCTCTCCAACGATACAAGAGCAAAAGAAATATCGAAAGCACGAGCAGACGAAAAACGACATACTGGGGAACACACTCTTCAAAAAGGAGATGTTGTTTTGgtcaaacaaaagaagattagTAAGTTGACGTCGACATTTGACCCGGTGCCTTATATTGTCGTAGAAGTCATAGGCAGTCAAATTTCAGCAAAAAGAAATAATCATATCATCACACGGAATGCAAGCTTCTTCAAAAAACTTGGAGCGGAGTATAAGCACACACCTAACGTAGAAAATAGTGACGAAGACGACGAACTGCTTGATGACACCAGACGCGACGACCCACAAAACCAAACCAGCAACGATCCACCAGATGATGATCGACACCACGACGGTGTTTCCGCACAGGACTCTGGTTCTCCCAACCGGTACCCCATCAGAAGTTCAAGAGGTGTGCCACCAGAGAGGCTCAACTATACCTAG